Below is a window of Gossypium hirsutum isolate 1008001.06 chromosome A12, Gossypium_hirsutum_v2.1, whole genome shotgun sequence DNA.
TTTCTACAAAAGGATTGTCAATTGTCGGTTAAGCAAGTCAATCCGAGGCAGTATGTTGCACAAATACCTCAGGTTTGTGTCATTATTCGATCTCACGATTTGCATTGTACTTGGCATCTTTATCTCGTTTATGTATGATTGTTATTCCATAATCAATTTGTTCTTTCCCCAGCTTTCCAATTTAGAAGTCTGGTTTCAGCGGCCCAAAGACATTGTCCGCAAATTGTTATCTGGAGACTTAGATCTTGGTATCGTGGGGCTCGATACTGTCAGTGAATATGGACAAGTAAGTTTTGAAGTATAGGATGCCATTTAACTATTGTAATCCTTTGTAGTGCTTTGACATTGTGAAAATATCACTAGTAACTGAAATATCCAATTCGGTGCAGTGATTATGTAATATGTAGAATTCCAGCCTTGAAATGTCATGTTAACTTTAGAACTAGCTCTTATATGTTATTGTTTGAGTTATCTAGAGTTGAGTTCGGTTTTAATGTGGTTTGTTCTGATACTGCATTTATCCTTGTCTTCATATAAGCAAAAGGAGTTGCCCTTGGAAAAATAAGTGCAGATTAAAGTCTTATTGTTTCAATACATTTACAGGGAAATGAAGATCTTATCATTGTTCATGATGCCCTTGAGTATGGAGATTGTCGTTTATCTCTTGCAGTAAGTGTTCTTTGTTACAAGTATTTATTGAGCTCCTGATATCCCTGCTAGTGATGGtttgtattttgttttttcaGATTCCTAAGTATGGGATCTTTGAGAATATCAATTCATTGAGGGAGCTGGCTGAGATGCCCGAGTGGACTGTTGAGAAACCTTTAAGAGTTGCAACTGGCTTCACTTATGTATGATATGCCCTTCACTGATTCATGCTTTTCAGACTTTATTTGTCATACAATCTGTTGCAGTAGCTTATTGACCGAATtctatttgaatttaatttcatttttgccTTTCTTCACAGCTTGGTCCTAAATTTATGAAAGAACATGGATTGAAGCATGTGATATTTTCAACTGCTGATGGAGCTTTAGAGGCAGCTCCTGCGGTAAGAATTAAGTTCTCCCTAGTACCTGtaattttgggttttcttttgaatttttttttccttatcaTTTATTAGTTTAAATGTTCCTTTCAATGTCTATCcgcctcttctttcttttctgtcTTTCACCTAGTTGATATTTGATTGGACAAATTGTTGTTACTGTATTGAAGGGAGTGACTTTAAAAGGGATCTAGATAAGGAAAAAGCAATCTGGAAAACTAGTGATTCTGTTTGTTTATGTGATGTTTATAGAAATCATTTCTCTTGTTAATATAGATGGGAATAGCTGATGCAATTTTGGACCTTGTTAGTAGTGGGACTACGTTGAGGGAGAACAATTTGAAAGaaattgaaggtggagttgtattAGAAAGCCAGGTAATCAGATCCTTGTCTTTTCCTGTTCATTCAATGTTCAAGATAGTGATCTTCTAGTCTGGAGTATGCAATTTGAAAAGGATTTGCTTTTAGAGTACTTGCCTAATCTCAAGAGTCCATTTTACTCCAGGCTGTTCTAGTTGCAAGCCGGAAAGCGTTAATCCAGCGGAAGGGTGCACTGGATACCACACATGAGATTCTTGAAAGATTTGAGGCCCATTTGAGGGCACTTGGTCAGTTCACGGTGCGAATATTCATGATTCCAGTCTCTTggatttcatttccttttcttcctTGCATTCTTCCTGTTTATATGTTTTCTTATGGCAGGTAACTGCAAATATGAGGGGCGGTAGCGGAGAGGAAGTGGCTGAGCGAGTATTGAGCCAGCCATCTTTGGCCGGGTTGCAGGTGAAGTTTGAAAAGATTGTTCTCTACATCCATTTTTGGAATGAACTTGGAatcattacaaaatttactttGAATTACTTAAAGGATTTTCTTAATGCTATTGTTAAATCTACGAagacttttaaaagttattaatatttgcaTTTTCAGGGCCCCACGGTATGTCCAGTTTTTTGTAAGCGTGATGGAAAAGTAACTGCTGACTACTATGCCATAGTCATATGCGTACCTAAGAAAGCTTTATACAAGTCTGTACAACAATTGAGAGCGGTAAGTCGTGATGAATTATAATAGTCTGCCTATATGTTATGGCCACTGTTGCTAAGTGCTTGATCTATTCAATCCATTACACTTATGAATTTAAATCCAAGGCTAAATCTGTATTCCAATAAGCACACTACTTCCTCTTgtttttttccttccttctta
It encodes the following:
- the LOC107928211 gene encoding ATP phosphoribosyltransferase 2, chloroplastic; translation: MSLLQPYFQQCAYPAFSISFPSHSFYVSVSKRTFISCCSSQSQTAIVDAPIDSKIAERDEIRLGLPSKGRMAADTLDLLKDCQLSVKQVNPRQYVAQIPQLSNLEVWFQRPKDIVRKLLSGDLDLGIVGLDTVSEYGQGNEDLIIVHDALEYGDCRLSLAIPKYGIFENINSLRELAEMPEWTVEKPLRVATGFTYLGPKFMKEHGLKHVIFSTADGALEAAPAMGIADAILDLVSSGTTLRENNLKEIEGGVVLESQAVLVASRKALIQRKGALDTTHEILERFEAHLRALGQFTVTANMRGGSGEEVAERVLSQPSLAGLQGPTVCPVFCKRDGKVTADYYAIVICVPKKALYKSVQQLRAIGGSGVLISPLTYIFDEETPRWRELLSKLGI